A part of Eschrichtius robustus isolate mEscRob2 chromosome 20, mEscRob2.pri, whole genome shotgun sequence genomic DNA contains:
- the TBX2 gene encoding T-box transcription factor TBX2 yields the protein MREPALAASAMAYHPFHAPRPADFPMSAFLAAAQPSFFPALALPPGALAKPLPDPGLAGAAAAAAAAAAAAAEAGLHVSALGPHPPAAHLRSLKSLEPEDEVEDDPKVTLEAKELWDQFHKLGTEMVITKSGRRMFPPFKVRVSGLDKKAKYILLMDIVAADDCRYKFHNSRWMVAGKADPEMPKRMYIHPDSPATGEQWMAKPVAFHKLKLTNNISDKHGFTILNSMHKYQPRFHIVRANDILKLPYSTFRTYVFPETDFIAVTAYQNDKITQLKIDNNPFAKGFRDTGNGRREKRKQLTLPSLRLYEEHCKPERDGAESDASSCDPPPAREPPPSPGTAPSPLRLHRTRAEEKSCAADSDPEPERLSEERAGQALGRSLALDGGSPPRLTEPERARERRSPERAKEPAESGGDGLFGLRSLEKERAEARRKDEGRKEAGESKEPGLAPLVVQTDSASPLGAGHLPGLAFSGHLHGQQFFGPLGAGQPLFLHPGQFAMGPGAFSAMGMGHLLASVAGGGSGGGGGPGTATGLDAGGLGPAASAASTAGPFPFHLSQHMLASQGIPMPTFGGLFPYPYTYMAAAAAAASALPATSAAAAAAAAAGSLSRSPFLGSARPRLRFSPYQIPVTIPPSTSLLTTGLAAEGPKAAGGNSREPSPPPELALRKAGAPPRGALSPSGSAKEAASELQSIQRLVSGLESQRALSPGRESPK from the exons ATGAGAGAGCCGGCGCTGGCGGCCAGCGCCATGGCTTACCACCCGTTTCACGCGCCACGGCCGGCCGACTTCCCCATGTCCGCCTTCCTGGCGGCGGCGCAGCCCTCCTTCTTCCCGGCACTCGCACTGCCGCCCGGCGCGCTGGCCAAGCCTCTGCCCGACCCCGGCttggcgggggcggcggcggcggcggcggcggcggcagcggcggcggccgaGGCGGGGCTGCACGTCTCGGCACTGGGCCCGCATCCGCCCGCTGCGCATCTGCGCTCGCTTAAGAGCCTGGAGCCTGAGGACGAGGTGGAGGACGACCCCAAGGTGACGCTGGAGGCCAAGGAGCTGTGGGACCAGTTCCACAAGCTGGGCACCGAGATGGTCATCACCAAGTCCGGGAG GAGGATGTTTCCTCCCTTCAAGGTGCGAGTCAGCGGCCTGGACAAGAAGGCCAAATATATTCTGCTGATGGACATCGTGGCCGCTGATGATTGCCGGTATAAATTCCATAACTCGCGCTGGATGGTGGCGGGCAAGGCCGACCCCGAGATGCCCAAACGGATGTACATCCACCCGGACAGCCCGGCCACGGGAGAGCAGTGGATGGCCAAGCCGGTGGCCTTCCATAAGCTGAAGCTGACCAACAACATCTCCGACAAGCACGGCTTC ACCATCCTGAACTCCATGCACAAGTACCAACCGCGCTTCCACATCGTGCGAGCCAACGACATCCTGAAGCTGCCCTACAGCACCTTCCGTACCTACGTGTTCCCCGAGACCGACTTCATCGCGGTCACTGCCTACCAGAACGACAAG ATCACGCAGCTTAAGATCGACAACAACCCGTTTGCCAAGGGCTTCCGGGACACCGGGAATGGCCGGCGGGAGAAAAG GAAGCAGCTAACGCTGCCGTCGTTGCGCTTGTACGAGGAGCACTGCAAGCCAGAGCGCGACGGTGCCGAGTCGGACGCCTCGTCCTGCGACCCTCCCCCCGCGCGGGAACCGCCACCCTCCCCGGGGACAGCGCCTAGTCCCCTGCGCCTGCACCGGACTAGAG CCGAGGAGAAGTCGTGCGCCGCGGACAGTGACCCAGAGCCCGAGAGGCTGAGCGAGGAGCGCGCGGGGCAGGCGCTAGGCCGCAGCCTGGCCCTGGACGGCGGCAGCCCCCCTCGCTTGACCGAACCCGAGCGCGCCCGGGAGCGGCGCAGCCCCGAGAGGGCCAAGGAGCCGGCCGAGAGCGGCGGGGACGGCCTGTTTGGCCTGCGGAGCCTAGAGAAGGAGCGCGCCGAAGCCCGGCGGAAGGACGAGGGGCGCAAGGAGGCCGGCGAGAGCAAGGAGCCCGGCCTGGCGCCGCTGGTGGTGCAGACAGACAGTGCGTCCCCCCTGGGCGCCGGACACCTGCCGGGCTTGGCTTTCTCCGGCCACCTGCACGGGCAGCAGTTCTTCGGGCCTCTGGGGGCCGGCCAGCCGCTCTTTCTGCACCCGGGACAGTTCGCCATGGGCCCCGGCGCCTTCTCCGCCATGGGCATGGGCCACCTACTGGCCTCGGTGGCAGGCGGCGGCAGTGGAGGAGGCGGCGGGCCAGGGACAGCCACCGGGCTGGACGCAGGCGGGCTGGGTCCCGCGGCCAGCGCGGCAAGCACCGCCGGGCCCTTCCCGTTCCACCTCTCCCAGCACATGCTGGCATCTCAG gGAATCCCAATGCCCACTTTCGGAGGCCTCTTCCCCTACCCCTACACTTACATGGCTGCTGCTGCCGCAGCGGCCTCCGCTTTGCCAGCCACTAGTGCTGCGGCTGCTGCCGCCGCTGCCGCAGGCTCCCTGTCCCGGAGTCCCTTTCTGGGCAGTGCCCGGCCCCGCCTGCGCTTCAGCCCCTACCAGATCCCAGTCACCATCCCACCTAGCACTAGCCTCCTCACTACTGGGCTGGCGGCCGAGGGCCCCAAGGCTGCAGGCGGCAACAGCCGGGAGCCCAGCCCGCCGCCCGAGCTGGCTCTCCGCAAAGCGGGGGCCCCGCCCCGCGGGGCCCTGTCGCCCAGCGGCTCAGCCAAAGAGGCAGCCAGTGAACTGCAGAGCATCCAGAGACTGGTGAGTGGGCTGGAGAGCCAGCGAGCCCTCTCCCCCGGCAGGGAGTCGCCCAAGTGA